A portion of the Eretmochelys imbricata isolate rEreImb1 chromosome 27, rEreImb1.hap1, whole genome shotgun sequence genome contains these proteins:
- the LOC144258082 gene encoding signal transducer and activator of transcription 5B-like isoform X2 → MALWIQAQQLQGEALRQMQALYGQHFPIEVRHYLSQWIESQAWDSIDLDNPQENLKATQLLEGLIQELQKKADHQVGEDGFLLKIKLGHYATQLQNTYDRCPMELVRCIRHILYHEQRLVREGTNSPSPASSLADAMSQKHLQINQTFEELRLVTQDTENELKKLQQTQEYFIIQYQENMRLQAQFSQLSQLGPQERMSRETTLQQKKASLEAWLHREAQTLQQYRVELAEKHQKTLQLLRKQQTTILDDELIQWKRRQQLAGNGGPPEGTLDVLQSWCEKLAEIIWQNRQQIRRAEHLCQQLPIPGPVEEMLAELNGTITDIISALVTSESSGEILNNCCVMEYHQATGTLSAHFRNMSLKRIKRSDRRGAESVTEEKFTILFESQFSVGGNELVFQVKTLSLPVVVIVHGSQDNNATATVLWDNAFAEPGRVPFAVPDKVLWPQLCEALNMKFKAEVQSSRGLTKENLLFLAQKLFTSSSGQLEEYSAMSVSWSQFNRENLPGWNYTFWQWFDGVMEVLKKHQKPHWNDGAILGFVNKQQAHDLLINKPDGTFLLRFSDSEIGGITIAWKFDSPDRNLWNLKPFTTRDFSIRSLADRLGDLSYLNYVFPDRPKDEVFSKYYTPVLCKAADGYVKPQIKQVVPEFASASGDPAAGTVTYMDQAPSPAVCSQPHYNVYPQNSDSVLDPEGEFDLDDTMDVARHVEELLRRPMDTQWIPHSQS, encoded by the exons ATGGCCCTGTGGATCCaggcccagcagctgcagggcgAGGCCCTGCGCCAGATGCAGGCGCTGTACGGCCAGCACTTCCCCATCGAGGTGCGGCATTACCTCTCGCAGTGGATCGAGAGCCAAGCATG GGACTCCATCGACCTCGATAACCCCCAGGAGAACCTCAAAGCCACCcagctgctggaggggctgatccaggagctgcagaagaaggcagatCACCAAGTGGGTGAGGACGGGTTCTTGCTGAAGATCAAGCTGGGGCACTATGCCACTCAGCTGCAG aaCACGTACGACCGGTGCCCCATGGAGCTGGTACGCTGCATCCGCCACATCCTGTACCATGAGCAGCGGCTGGTTCGGGAGGGCACGAAC AGCCCCTCCCCGGCCAGCAGCCTGGCGGACGCCATGTCCCAGAAGCACCTGCAGATCAACCAGACCTTCGAGGAGCTGCGCCTCGTCACCCAGGACACAGAGAACGAGCTGAAGAAGCTGCAGCAGACGCAGGAATATTTCATCATCCAGTACCAGGAGAACATGCGCCTCCaag cccagttcTCCCAGCTCTCCCAGCTGGGCCCCCAGGAGCGCATGTCCCGCGAGACGACGCTGCAGCAGAAGAAGGCGTCGCTGGAGGCCTGGCTGCACCGGGAGGCCCAGACACTACAGCAGTACCGAGTG GAGCTGGCAGAGAAGCACCAGAAAACCCTGCAGCTGCTGCGCAAGCAACAGACGACCATCCTGGACGACGAGCTGATTCAGTGGAAGCGGCGGCAGCAGCTGGCGGGGAACGGCGGCCCTCCTGAGGGCACCCTGGACGTGCTGCAGTCCTG GTGTGAGAAGCTGGCCGAGATCATCTGGCAGAACCGGCAGCAGATCCGTCGGGCCGAGCACCTGTGCCAGCAGCTGCCCATCCCGGGGCCCGTAGAGGAGATGCTGGCTGAGCTCAATGGCACCATCACAGACATCATCTCCGCCCTGGTGACCAG CGAGAGCAGTGGGGAGATCCTGAACAACTGCTGCGTGATGGAGTACCACCAAGCCACGGGCACGCTGAGCGCCCACTTCAGGAACATG TCCCTGAAGCGCATCAAGCGCTCGGATCGGCGTGGCGCCGAGTCGGTGACCGAGGAGAAGTTCACCATCCTCTTCGAGTCGCAGTTCAGCGTCGGCGGCAACGAGCTGGTCTTCCAGGTCAAG ACGCTGTCCCTGCCCGTGGTGGTGATCGTGCACGGGAGCCAGGACAACAACGCCACGGCCACCGTGCTCTGGGATAACGCCTTCGCCGAGCCG GGCCGGGTGCCGTTCGCCGTGCCCGACAAGGtgctgtggccccagctgtgcGAGGCGCTCAACATGAAGTTCAAGGCCGAGGTGCAGAGCAGCCGGGGGCTCACAAAGGAGAACTTGCTCTTCCTGGCCCAGAAGCTCTTCACCAGCAGCAGTGGCCAGCTGGAGGAGTACAGCGCCATGTCCGTCTCCTGGTCCCAGTTCAACAGG GAGAACTTACCCGGCTGGAATTACACCTTCTGGCAGTGGTTCGATGGGGTCATGGAGGTGCTGAAGAAGCATCAGAAGCCTCACTGGAACGATGG GGCCATCCTGGGCTTCGTCAACAAGCAGCAAGCGCACGACCTGCTGATCAACAAGCCGGACGGGACCTTCCTGCTGCGGTTCAGCGACTCCGAGATCGGGGGCATCACCATCGCCTGGAAGTTCGACTCGC CCGACCGCAACCTGTGGAACCTGAAACCCTTCACGACCAGAGACTTCTCCATCCGCTCGCTGGCCGACCGCCTTGGTGACCTCAGTTACCTCAACTACGTGTTCCCCGACCGGCCCAAGGACGAGGTCTTCTCCAAGTACTACACGCCGGTTCTCT GCAAAGCCGCGGATGGCTACGTGAAGCCCCAGATCAAACAGGTGGTGCCAGA GTTTGCCAGCGCCTCCGGGGATCCCGCCGCCGGAACGGTCACCTACATGGATCAGGCACCGTCACCGGCCGTGTGCTCCCAGCCGCATTACAACGTCTACCCGCAGAA ctccgaCTCCGTCCTGGATCCCGAGGGCGAGTTCGACCTGGACGATACAATGGACGTCGCGCGACACGTGGAAGAGCTTCTCCGGCGGCCCATGGACACTCAGTGGATCCCCCACAGCCAGTCGTGA
- the LOC144258082 gene encoding signal transducer and activator of transcription 5B-like isoform X1: protein MALWIQAQQLQGEALRQMQALYGQHFPIEVRHYLSQWIESQAWDSIDLDNPQENLKATQLLEGLIQELQKKADHQVGEDGFLLKIKLGHYATQLQNTYDRCPMELVRCIRHILYHEQRLVREGTNSPSPASSLADAMSQKHLQINQTFEELRLVTQDTENELKKLQQTQEYFIIQYQENMRLQAQFSQLSQLGPQERMSRETTLQQKKASLEAWLHREAQTLQQYRVELAEKHQKTLQLLRKQQTTILDDELIQWKRRQQLAGNGGPPEGTLDVLQSWCEKLAEIIWQNRQQIRRAEHLCQQLPIPGPVEEMLAELNGTITDIISALVTSTFIIEKQPPQVLKTQTKFAATVRLLVGGKLNVHMNPPQVKATIISEQQAKALLKNESTRNESSGEILNNCCVMEYHQATGTLSAHFRNMSLKRIKRSDRRGAESVTEEKFTILFESQFSVGGNELVFQVKTLSLPVVVIVHGSQDNNATATVLWDNAFAEPGRVPFAVPDKVLWPQLCEALNMKFKAEVQSSRGLTKENLLFLAQKLFTSSSGQLEEYSAMSVSWSQFNRENLPGWNYTFWQWFDGVMEVLKKHQKPHWNDGAILGFVNKQQAHDLLINKPDGTFLLRFSDSEIGGITIAWKFDSPDRNLWNLKPFTTRDFSIRSLADRLGDLSYLNYVFPDRPKDEVFSKYYTPVLCKAADGYVKPQIKQVVPEFASASGDPAAGTVTYMDQAPSPAVCSQPHYNVYPQNSDSVLDPEGEFDLDDTMDVARHVEELLRRPMDTQWIPHSQS from the exons ATGGCCCTGTGGATCCaggcccagcagctgcagggcgAGGCCCTGCGCCAGATGCAGGCGCTGTACGGCCAGCACTTCCCCATCGAGGTGCGGCATTACCTCTCGCAGTGGATCGAGAGCCAAGCATG GGACTCCATCGACCTCGATAACCCCCAGGAGAACCTCAAAGCCACCcagctgctggaggggctgatccaggagctgcagaagaaggcagatCACCAAGTGGGTGAGGACGGGTTCTTGCTGAAGATCAAGCTGGGGCACTATGCCACTCAGCTGCAG aaCACGTACGACCGGTGCCCCATGGAGCTGGTACGCTGCATCCGCCACATCCTGTACCATGAGCAGCGGCTGGTTCGGGAGGGCACGAAC AGCCCCTCCCCGGCCAGCAGCCTGGCGGACGCCATGTCCCAGAAGCACCTGCAGATCAACCAGACCTTCGAGGAGCTGCGCCTCGTCACCCAGGACACAGAGAACGAGCTGAAGAAGCTGCAGCAGACGCAGGAATATTTCATCATCCAGTACCAGGAGAACATGCGCCTCCaag cccagttcTCCCAGCTCTCCCAGCTGGGCCCCCAGGAGCGCATGTCCCGCGAGACGACGCTGCAGCAGAAGAAGGCGTCGCTGGAGGCCTGGCTGCACCGGGAGGCCCAGACACTACAGCAGTACCGAGTG GAGCTGGCAGAGAAGCACCAGAAAACCCTGCAGCTGCTGCGCAAGCAACAGACGACCATCCTGGACGACGAGCTGATTCAGTGGAAGCGGCGGCAGCAGCTGGCGGGGAACGGCGGCCCTCCTGAGGGCACCCTGGACGTGCTGCAGTCCTG GTGTGAGAAGCTGGCCGAGATCATCTGGCAGAACCGGCAGCAGATCCGTCGGGCCGAGCACCTGTGCCAGCAGCTGCCCATCCCGGGGCCCGTAGAGGAGATGCTGGCTGAGCTCAATGGCACCATCACAGACATCATCTCCGCCCTGGTGACCAG caccttcatCATCGAGAAGCAGCCCCCCCAGGTGCTGAAGACGCAGACCAAGTTCGCGGCCACGGTGCGGCTGCTGGTGGGGGGGAAGCTGAACGTGCACATGAACCCGCCCCAGGTGAAGGCCACCATCATCAGCGAGCAGCAAGCCAAGGCCCTGCTGAAGAACGAAAGCACCCGCAA CGAGAGCAGTGGGGAGATCCTGAACAACTGCTGCGTGATGGAGTACCACCAAGCCACGGGCACGCTGAGCGCCCACTTCAGGAACATG TCCCTGAAGCGCATCAAGCGCTCGGATCGGCGTGGCGCCGAGTCGGTGACCGAGGAGAAGTTCACCATCCTCTTCGAGTCGCAGTTCAGCGTCGGCGGCAACGAGCTGGTCTTCCAGGTCAAG ACGCTGTCCCTGCCCGTGGTGGTGATCGTGCACGGGAGCCAGGACAACAACGCCACGGCCACCGTGCTCTGGGATAACGCCTTCGCCGAGCCG GGCCGGGTGCCGTTCGCCGTGCCCGACAAGGtgctgtggccccagctgtgcGAGGCGCTCAACATGAAGTTCAAGGCCGAGGTGCAGAGCAGCCGGGGGCTCACAAAGGAGAACTTGCTCTTCCTGGCCCAGAAGCTCTTCACCAGCAGCAGTGGCCAGCTGGAGGAGTACAGCGCCATGTCCGTCTCCTGGTCCCAGTTCAACAGG GAGAACTTACCCGGCTGGAATTACACCTTCTGGCAGTGGTTCGATGGGGTCATGGAGGTGCTGAAGAAGCATCAGAAGCCTCACTGGAACGATGG GGCCATCCTGGGCTTCGTCAACAAGCAGCAAGCGCACGACCTGCTGATCAACAAGCCGGACGGGACCTTCCTGCTGCGGTTCAGCGACTCCGAGATCGGGGGCATCACCATCGCCTGGAAGTTCGACTCGC CCGACCGCAACCTGTGGAACCTGAAACCCTTCACGACCAGAGACTTCTCCATCCGCTCGCTGGCCGACCGCCTTGGTGACCTCAGTTACCTCAACTACGTGTTCCCCGACCGGCCCAAGGACGAGGTCTTCTCCAAGTACTACACGCCGGTTCTCT GCAAAGCCGCGGATGGCTACGTGAAGCCCCAGATCAAACAGGTGGTGCCAGA GTTTGCCAGCGCCTCCGGGGATCCCGCCGCCGGAACGGTCACCTACATGGATCAGGCACCGTCACCGGCCGTGTGCTCCCAGCCGCATTACAACGTCTACCCGCAGAA ctccgaCTCCGTCCTGGATCCCGAGGGCGAGTTCGACCTGGACGATACAATGGACGTCGCGCGACACGTGGAAGAGCTTCTCCGGCGGCCCATGGACACTCAGTGGATCCCCCACAGCCAGTCGTGA